In one Sphingobacterium daejeonense genomic region, the following are encoded:
- a CDS encoding SGNH/GDSL hydrolase family protein codes for MKQLLKKYRILILIISALLFVGVSTYIYYYKFYIPTIFENAQSGRYKGKKGVTFGDSITWYDGKSFFKTHKEYPYKAVGYQEYVRQYFDCQIDNKGISSLDMTQILNEVIRYKYYNNVSFVTLTSGANDARKGINLGKIKDIGGDFDRSTFIGAMQIAIEHILNQNKSVDLYLITPINGFFKETGTKDVPGPYKNLNYISEDYSKAIIDLGHKYNLKVCDWYNNIEVQNDKDYLFGDKINIPYQLHPTNLLYNKMGMYLCNIMGDM; via the coding sequence ATGAAACAATTGTTGAAAAAATATCGCATTTTAATTTTAATTATTAGCGCCTTATTATTTGTCGGAGTGTCAACTTACATTTATTATTATAAGTTCTACATACCAACAATTTTTGAAAATGCTCAGTCCGGTCGATACAAAGGAAAAAAAGGAGTCACATTTGGCGATTCAATAACTTGGTATGATGGAAAATCATTTTTTAAAACTCATAAAGAATACCCCTATAAGGCAGTTGGTTACCAAGAGTACGTAAGGCAATATTTTGACTGTCAAATTGATAATAAAGGAATTAGTTCCCTGGATATGACACAAATACTGAACGAAGTCATCAGATACAAATATTACAATAATGTTAGCTTTGTAACACTTACAAGTGGCGCAAATGACGCAAGGAAAGGAATAAATTTAGGTAAAATTAAAGATATTGGAGGTGATTTTGATCGGTCTACTTTTATTGGAGCTATGCAAATAGCGATTGAACATATTCTTAATCAAAACAAAAGTGTAGATCTATATTTAATTACACCCATTAACGGATTTTTTAAAGAAACAGGGACAAAAGATGTGCCTGGGCCATATAAAAATTTAAATTATATTTCTGAAGATTATTCAAAAGCAATTATTGATCTTGGGCATAAATATAATTTAAAAGTTTGTGACTGGTATAATAATATTGAAGTACAAAATGATAAAGATTATTTATTTGGGGATAAAATTAATATTCCTTATCAACTTCATCCAACAAACTTATTATATAATAAAATGGGGATGTATTTATGTAATATAATGGGTGATATGTAA
- a CDS encoding terminase gpP N-terminus-related DNA-binding protein, with protein sequence MAKNRLSKAELQEKREHAKLLFIREKLTQKEISRRLQITEGTISKWSNEDNWEQAKKSIMMTREDQLRQMMDELEILNTEIATGGRGYATKEQAYIRDTLIQNIKKLETDVSASEVFDVATKMISHYRGIDLDKAKALTEDFDGYIKTLLR encoded by the coding sequence ATGGCAAAAAATAGACTTAGCAAAGCAGAACTTCAGGAGAAAAGAGAACACGCAAAACTTCTTTTCATCCGTGAAAAATTAACCCAAAAGGAGATTTCCAGACGGCTTCAGATTACTGAGGGAACAATCAGTAAATGGTCAAACGAGGACAATTGGGAACAAGCAAAAAAGAGCATCATGATGACTAGGGAGGATCAACTTAGACAGATGATGGATGAGCTTGAAATTCTTAACACAGAGATTGCGACTGGCGGTAGAGGTTATGCAACAAAAGAACAAGCTTATATCCGAGACACATTGATCCAAAACATTAAGAAGCTTGAAACGGATGTTTCCGCATCAGAGGTATTTGATGTTGCAACCAAAATGATCAGCCATTACAGAGGTATTGACTTAGACAAAGCTAAAGCACTCACAGAAGATTTTGACGGATACATTAAAACGCTTTTAAGATAA
- a CDS encoding DUF1320 family protein has translation MGLITPEDFYTHMYSGTIEAISDGNEESLAEAIDTAISEAFGYLSRFDLDSIMTSDDRKTYANLRTWLKDIAKWHFINICNVATDLELAKERYDDAIARLKDIQKGIVTPKGWPLPQDENDQSGAFTVSSRPKRENYY, from the coding sequence ATGGGACTAATAACACCTGAAGATTTTTACACGCACATGTACAGCGGAACTATCGAAGCTATTTCCGATGGTAACGAAGAAAGCTTAGCTGAAGCGATTGACACGGCAATAAGTGAAGCATTTGGCTATCTATCAAGATTTGACCTTGATTCAATCATGACCAGTGATGACCGAAAGACATACGCCAACCTTAGGACATGGCTAAAAGATATTGCCAAATGGCATTTTATAAACATCTGTAATGTTGCTACTGATTTGGAATTAGCAAAAGAGCGTTACGATGATGCCATTGCAAGACTGAAGGACATTCAAAAAGGAATAGTAACGCCTAAAGGCTGGCCATTGCCTCAGGATGAGAATGACCAGTCAGGAGCTTTCACCGTATCCAGTAGACCTAAACGAGAAAACTATTATTAA
- a CDS encoding phage portal protein family protein — MAKNNRQRPKQKIVAGKNISAPIIQNISVQPFARQNQDISSWRNATRSAESHIPRRVYLYDLYHDISTTDGQIIAVWGKRQDAITTANWEFTDKDGNPVDEINELIDCIGFEDLLKEIIDSKAWGYSMCEPTFFINENGQNEFELYSVPKKHMRPEKGIIVKHQTDDEGININDGIYNKTIMKFGKANDLGLLLSAAMYSIYKRGSTSDWAEFIEIFGRGIIDAEWDGFDEGQRQQLAKAIREMGSGGIMIRPSGTKVDIKNNTGNANGQLQDTFVSKMDAYISKVLLGSTETTDSSTRSGYAQAEIHQKEDQKKNESDLQFVRRSLNSQFIKILKSAGFDTKGGTFVIKKDKNLDKTSYDIHKSMRKDLGIPIDDDFYYEEYGVRKPDNYDELKNELGDSKHKEFEAKSENKNADTPQLSEEENTDTPTENKEDKRKKLSWFRRLLQLFHPAPIAQNRQLVGAFGDHHTSNIQLAKFTASKAFDTIKDDVIQRAWIAKGTLNFDTQLYEFTATTLMMGFVQGWKTKPTKLMDLGFSYGVDDPATLTAYEMNLFRFAGAKTLYEAQQLNELFRKAKSFREFYDTASSMLDVHNKAWLETEYNTAIAAGEMASTYNRLMKQTDNFPYWQYKTVADERVRHSHALLHDIILPWNHPAWKYILPPNDWNCRCWIVPRTAAEVTDEELKASEEKVKMYLDSSEFKKAAKGGWGINRADKGQVFTENQHYTTDYLDVTKRMNNLGYKDWGLKPLDQNFNSKQFSSKFGEDQIEDAIEDFTGKLKKVTSKKFGITDYNNRIITIDKATLKSHTNTQYQKYRTRHLYLSEVENILTAPDEVWLQNYRNQKYQSFIYLKYYNDQAVVVVCTLTDSLELKIETWHKLDDTRLRRGLLIKN; from the coding sequence ATGGCAAAGAACAACAGACAAAGACCTAAACAGAAAATTGTTGCTGGAAAGAATATTTCAGCACCGATTATCCAAAATATTTCCGTTCAGCCTTTTGCAAGGCAAAATCAGGATATATCCAGCTGGAGAAATGCAACCCGATCAGCGGAATCACATATTCCAAGACGTGTTTACCTGTACGATCTGTATCACGACATCTCCACAACGGACGGACAGATCATAGCGGTATGGGGCAAACGTCAAGATGCAATTACTACAGCAAATTGGGAATTCACCGATAAAGACGGCAATCCAGTCGATGAAATAAACGAGCTTATTGACTGTATTGGCTTTGAAGATTTATTAAAGGAAATAATTGATTCCAAAGCATGGGGTTATTCGATGTGTGAACCTACCTTTTTCATTAATGAAAACGGTCAGAATGAATTTGAACTTTATTCAGTTCCAAAGAAACACATGAGACCCGAAAAGGGGATCATTGTAAAGCACCAAACAGATGATGAAGGAATAAATATCAACGATGGTATTTATAACAAAACCATCATGAAATTTGGTAAGGCAAATGATTTAGGGCTATTGCTTTCTGCTGCTATGTACTCAATCTATAAAAGAGGCAGTACATCCGATTGGGCTGAATTCATTGAAATTTTTGGACGTGGTATCATTGATGCTGAATGGGACGGATTTGATGAAGGACAACGCCAGCAACTTGCAAAAGCAATCCGTGAAATGGGATCAGGAGGAATCATGATCCGACCTTCAGGAACTAAGGTTGACATTAAGAATAATACAGGAAATGCGAACGGTCAGCTTCAGGATACTTTTGTAAGTAAAATGGATGCGTATATTTCAAAGGTTCTTTTGGGATCAACTGAAACAACAGATTCCAGCACAAGAAGCGGTTACGCACAAGCCGAAATACACCAAAAAGAGGATCAGAAAAAAAATGAATCCGATCTTCAATTTGTAAGACGGTCATTGAACTCGCAGTTCATCAAAATTTTGAAGTCTGCTGGATTTGATACCAAAGGAGGAACGTTTGTCATTAAAAAAGATAAGAACCTTGATAAGACCTCCTATGATATACACAAGTCCATGCGTAAAGATTTGGGAATACCCATTGACGATGATTTCTATTACGAAGAATATGGAGTAAGAAAGCCTGATAACTACGATGAACTAAAAAACGAGCTTGGAGATAGCAAACACAAAGAATTTGAAGCTAAATCCGAAAACAAAAACGCAGATACCCCCCAACTTTCAGAGGAAGAAAACACCGACACCCCTACAGAAAACAAGGAGGATAAACGCAAGAAGCTATCTTGGTTCAGAAGGTTGTTACAGCTTTTTCACCCAGCCCCGATAGCACAAAACAGACAGCTAGTCGGGGCGTTTGGAGATCACCACACGAGTAATATACAGTTAGCAAAATTCACCGCTTCCAAAGCTTTTGACACCATTAAAGATGATGTTATCCAAAGAGCTTGGATTGCAAAAGGGACATTGAATTTTGACACTCAGCTGTATGAATTCACGGCTACGACTTTAATGATGGGTTTTGTTCAGGGATGGAAAACAAAGCCAACGAAGTTAATGGATTTGGGCTTTTCGTATGGTGTAGACGATCCAGCAACATTAACAGCCTACGAGATGAATCTCTTTAGGTTCGCTGGTGCTAAGACACTATATGAAGCCCAACAGTTAAATGAGTTGTTCCGTAAAGCAAAATCATTCCGTGAGTTCTATGATACGGCTAGCTCAATGCTGGACGTTCACAATAAAGCTTGGTTGGAAACCGAATATAACACGGCTATTGCAGCTGGTGAAATGGCTTCGACTTACAATAGGCTGATGAAGCAAACGGATAATTTCCCTTACTGGCAGTATAAGACTGTTGCGGATGAGAGGGTACGTCATTCACATGCTTTATTGCACGATATTATATTACCGTGGAATCACCCAGCGTGGAAGTATATATTACCTCCTAACGATTGGAATTGTCGTTGTTGGATTGTGCCAAGAACTGCAGCTGAGGTTACGGATGAAGAATTGAAAGCTTCAGAAGAAAAGGTTAAAATGTATTTGGATAGTTCAGAGTTTAAGAAAGCAGCTAAAGGGGGATGGGGTATAAACAGAGCTGACAAAGGTCAGGTATTTACGGAAAACCAACATTACACAACGGATTATCTTGATGTAACCAAACGGATGAATAATCTAGGCTACAAGGATTGGGGGCTAAAACCACTGGATCAAAATTTCAATTCAAAACAGTTCAGTTCCAAATTTGGTGAAGATCAGATTGAAGATGCAATTGAAGATTTTACAGGCAAACTCAAAAAGGTTACATCCAAGAAGTTTGGCATTACCGACTACAACAATAGGATCATTACCATTGATAAAGCTACTTTAAAATCTCATACAAATACACAGTATCAAAAGTACAGGACTAGGCATCTGTATTTGTCAGAAGTAGAAAACATTTTAACTGCTCCTGATGAAGTATGGCTACAGAATTACCGAAACCAAAAGTATCAATCGTTTATATACCTGAAGTATTATAACGATCAAGCTGTTGTAGTGGTTTGTACGCTAACGGATAGCTTAGAGCTGAAAATCGAAACATGGCACAAGCTGGATGATACAAGGCTTAGAAGGGGATTGCTTATTAAGAATTAA
- a CDS encoding DUF5675 family protein produces the protein MIAQINRTIKTDKQTLGEFILKDDKGTVLMKCKTLELPWRNNEFQKSCIPSGTYNVVPRTSPKFSKHYHILDVPNRTYILIHTGNYHTQILGCILVGSEFKDMNGDGSLDVTSSRITLDRILKLAPKGFKLIVA, from the coding sequence ATGATAGCACAAATTAACAGAACCATTAAAACGGATAAACAGACACTAGGTGAATTTATCCTGAAAGATGATAAAGGAACGGTATTGATGAAGTGCAAGACGTTGGAGCTTCCATGGAGGAACAATGAGTTTCAAAAGTCATGTATTCCATCAGGTACATACAATGTCGTTCCTCGCACATCTCCAAAGTTTTCTAAGCATTACCACATTTTGGATGTGCCTAACAGGACTTATATCCTGATCCACACTGGAAATTATCACACTCAAATTTTAGGGTGCATCCTTGTAGGTTCGGAATTTAAGGACATGAATGGCGATGGCAGCCTTGATGTGACATCCAGTAGGATAACGTTAGACAGAATTTTAAAACTTGCCCCGAAAGGCTTTAAACTAATTGTAGCATGA
- a CDS encoding SGNH/GDSL hydrolase family protein, with protein sequence MVGINSFTAQQLEIPSSVLSQTVFYIGITPSSLGQTRFLNDTDGKLSVGSISNFTVTDTIHNGCTWFIVETSQNFVLSDFPKSKTMLENTINMVAGNVTETVPENRNGLNLGVSGASSSVYGEEEIFVNSANKLGTLKIFAKGAGDAHVYFAEINNGIAIVKHTKLISCIAGLNVFTSDDLGVTNLIENASRNLYILCGNALDQPSNPIHGQGNYSKSRPWFTINRSTGNLIVSNNNQRFSFFIEREVSDNPLINEVKSLRETVDNGLDITKKWTGATGVSFGDSITWYDGKAFLTTHIESGTIAKGYQTYLREYFNCSIINSGQSGWDITQIVNVVTGFSSYSNIDFVTLTSGANDARKGIPLGAIAPIGSSFDASTYIGAMQKAIEHIILQNPATKIYLITPINGWFNESGTSNVPGPYNNEMFISRDYINALIEIGKIYAIPVCNWYDKSFINKVNWRTYIGDRVDIPYYLHPTNAGYKLMGEMLCKFLEDN encoded by the coding sequence GTGGTTGGGATCAATTCCTTTACTGCTCAACAATTGGAAATTCCATCTTCTGTGCTGTCACAGACTGTTTTTTATATTGGAATTACGCCATCATCATTAGGTCAAACTAGGTTTCTAAATGATACTGATGGAAAACTTTCGGTAGGGTCAATAAGCAACTTTACAGTTACAGATACCATACATAATGGATGTACATGGTTTATAGTAGAAACATCGCAAAACTTTGTCCTTTCGGATTTTCCAAAATCTAAAACAATGTTGGAGAATACGATAAACATGGTTGCTGGAAACGTAACGGAAACAGTCCCCGAAAATAGAAACGGTTTAAATTTAGGTGTATCAGGAGCATCTTCTTCAGTTTATGGAGAGGAAGAGATTTTTGTGAACTCCGCAAACAAATTAGGAACACTTAAAATATTTGCAAAAGGTGCTGGAGATGCTCATGTATATTTTGCAGAAATAAATAATGGAATTGCTATCGTTAAGCATACAAAACTTATTTCTTGTATAGCAGGATTGAATGTATTTACTTCAGATGATTTGGGAGTAACTAATTTAATAGAAAATGCTTCAAGGAATCTGTATATCCTTTGTGGTAATGCGTTAGATCAACCTTCAAATCCTATTCATGGTCAGGGAAATTATAGTAAGTCCAGACCTTGGTTCACAATTAACAGAAGCACGGGCAATCTAATAGTTTCTAATAACAATCAAAGATTTTCATTCTTTATCGAACGTGAGGTGTCTGATAACCCTCTAATCAATGAAGTTAAATCTTTGAGGGAAACTGTTGATAATGGTCTAGATATTACAAAAAAATGGACAGGTGCTACTGGTGTTTCTTTTGGTGATTCAATAACTTGGTATGATGGTAAAGCCTTCCTTACAACCCACATCGAATCGGGAACTATAGCCAAAGGATATCAAACGTATTTGAGGGAATACTTTAATTGTTCAATAATCAACAGCGGTCAAAGCGGATGGGACATTACTCAGATTGTTAATGTAGTTACTGGCTTTTCAAGTTATAGCAATATTGATTTTGTTACTCTAACAAGTGGAGCAAATGATGCTAGAAAGGGAATTCCACTTGGTGCCATAGCCCCAATCGGATCATCCTTTGATGCATCGACGTACATTGGAGCTATGCAAAAAGCAATAGAACATATCATTTTGCAAAATCCTGCGACCAAAATATACTTAATAACCCCTATTAATGGTTGGTTTAACGAGTCAGGAACAAGTAATGTGCCTGGTCCTTATAATAATGAGATGTTTATTTCTAGGGATTACATAAATGCTTTAATCGAAATCGGAAAAATATACGCAATTCCAGTATGCAACTGGTATGACAAGAGCTTTATCAATAAAGTTAATTGGCGAACGTATATAGGCGACCGTGTCGATATTCCTTATTACTTGCATCCGACAAATGCTGGGTATAAATTGATGGGCGAAATGTTGTGTAAGTTTTTGGAGGATAATTAA
- a CDS encoding glycine zipper domain-containing protein: MSDGQLDIEFRFNTPEAKRETDDIRKGVKSVNDEAKGGNAPLKEREGILERLRRRMAELKNEAEKANSVMSVASINKELQRYEQELVRVGRAGRAGFDSHGNAMLSNEGILQRLYRAAQLYEKGMLEATNPANLEKYSQKLGLINSEISKLTKGQNIGGSWNGLQNSVNQLTRELPAMTYGFQTFAMAISNNLPIFADEIVRVKKENEALIASGKKGKSVWKELGSAILNWQTAMMVGIVLMTTYGKEIGQWIKGLFNAKKEVNALEEANKALHNSLAGTEYTTAVQNVKRLEIAVDLAKKGFVSKKAVVQEYNKTIGKTTGEVKTLHDVESFLIDNAQNYVKMTMYKAAANIALQEAAKGAYEAEQARIKTAEESLTGWQKFVDGLNRMPGLGGQGMRYDVKQAEAQAQKDMERMGNATRDAAISEAKKTEDAQTKIADNFLKKASEIAGKMGISVFGDDPKTPKVNTTALENAYKRIVNIRKEALEKIQEIDAEYRVKSFENDQQEIEALKQKFADLRRVLQDENKKIAEYNAKNKKSPIDLIDVSAVDPIEQRAMSDLRYRHETNKLSESLNERKKLVQEYEEFKTSSSEKEADKRFASDLSKIKNYYRDVTGEINALQGKQFTVGLTGAETERLNKLLELLKEYNQSKQALEDKAFLESFNLTKTYGDKLADINEKYQRLYKAQGEEMSEEKKELLKQARQDEIDQLNETEARKNRILIQAAKQQLVITTAGIRAQIKVIKDLLAREDLTPQFRNELESALTNAQSTAKLGARAATLANLQKQYRKLADELVRLRKVGASAEEIKAVNDKLQETQEEIDQINQDGLSNMLQLLQRIAFSVSQLGESLSNLGDAFGNSLISNAGQFLSGLAIGIDNLSVAFDKNATSSEKYAAAISSAVDLISMVANAAAERKQAEEEYYRAIIDLQREYNLSLNDQIRLQSQLGESIYLKDYVGRMKDGMLAAEDAIKNYQKAVIELSQKGKISKGLENAVDWKNVGSGAVSGAVIGATIGSVIPVIGTLIGGAVGAVVGFFTGLFGGKKKKPKYEDLYTNLPKEVADVLTSSEPQDLRDVKALLTSLNNDKAVDANTKQMIEGVLEWIEKIEEARAQIKEVVQELTGSLGSDMRNNLVEYFKQGESAALAMGKTVNKVLEDMMSQLLFSKAFDEIFKQFEDQLTDTLLFGEEGDVIDVFAQFLKDAGSAGENYYKWMEAAKEAAKQQGLDIFNTTSSSNSLATSGIERISEQTGTELMGINRADYDLNKQKYQLIQKSLDFIQSTYRTLVQSLKVQEEIRDNTANTVTELKNAVTELKAINSNTKGGKYGG; encoded by the coding sequence ATGAGTGACGGACAATTAGATATAGAATTTAGATTTAATACGCCTGAAGCTAAGCGTGAAACGGATGATATCCGCAAGGGTGTCAAATCTGTCAACGATGAGGCTAAGGGCGGTAATGCTCCGCTGAAAGAACGTGAAGGTATTTTGGAGCGTTTGCGGAGACGTATGGCTGAACTGAAGAATGAAGCTGAAAAGGCTAATTCCGTTATGTCGGTTGCTTCCATAAACAAAGAGCTTCAGCGTTATGAGCAGGAGCTTGTGCGTGTCGGTCGGGCTGGTCGGGCTGGTTTTGATTCTCATGGGAATGCGATGCTTTCTAATGAGGGTATTTTACAGCGTTTGTACCGTGCAGCCCAGCTTTACGAAAAGGGAATGTTGGAAGCGACCAATCCAGCTAATTTGGAAAAGTACAGCCAAAAGCTTGGTTTGATCAATTCTGAAATATCAAAGCTTACAAAAGGGCAAAATATCGGCGGTTCTTGGAACGGTCTGCAAAATTCCGTCAATCAGTTAACTAGGGAATTGCCAGCCATGACATACGGCTTTCAGACGTTTGCAATGGCGATATCAAACAACCTTCCAATTTTCGCTGATGAAATAGTAAGGGTGAAAAAAGAAAACGAAGCCCTTATAGCTTCAGGCAAAAAAGGTAAATCCGTATGGAAGGAACTTGGATCAGCAATATTGAATTGGCAGACCGCAATGATGGTCGGAATTGTCCTGATGACCACTTATGGTAAGGAAATCGGTCAATGGATCAAAGGTCTATTTAATGCTAAGAAAGAAGTAAATGCACTGGAAGAAGCTAACAAAGCTTTGCATAATTCTTTAGCTGGCACGGAATACACCACAGCCGTGCAAAATGTGAAAAGGCTTGAAATAGCGGTTGACTTAGCGAAAAAAGGCTTTGTATCAAAAAAGGCAGTTGTACAGGAGTACAATAAAACCATTGGGAAAACTACAGGTGAAGTTAAAACCCTCCACGATGTTGAAAGCTTCCTAATCGACAATGCACAAAACTATGTCAAAATGACGATGTACAAAGCAGCTGCTAACATCGCATTACAGGAGGCTGCTAAAGGAGCTTATGAAGCTGAGCAAGCTAGAATAAAAACCGCTGAAGAATCTTTGACTGGCTGGCAAAAATTTGTTGATGGTCTGAATAGAATGCCGGGGCTTGGTGGTCAGGGTATGCGTTATGATGTTAAGCAGGCAGAGGCACAGGCTCAAAAGGACATGGAGCGGATGGGTAATGCAACCCGTGACGCTGCAATATCTGAAGCTAAGAAAACAGAAGATGCACAGACCAAAATTGCTGACAACTTTCTTAAAAAAGCTTCTGAGATCGCTGGTAAAATGGGAATATCTGTTTTCGGTGATGATCCTAAAACACCTAAAGTCAATACCACTGCCTTAGAGAATGCTTACAAGCGTATTGTCAACATCAGAAAGGAAGCCCTTGAAAAAATTCAGGAGATTGATGCTGAATACAGGGTTAAGTCATTTGAAAACGATCAACAGGAAATTGAGGCATTAAAGCAAAAGTTTGCCGATCTGAGACGTGTGCTTCAGGATGAAAACAAAAAGATTGCTGAGTACAATGCCAAAAACAAAAAATCTCCGATTGATCTGATTGACGTTTCTGCTGTTGATCCTATTGAGCAAAGGGCAATGAGTGACCTGAGGTATAGGCATGAAACGAATAAGCTTTCAGAATCATTGAATGAGCGTAAAAAGCTGGTTCAGGAATATGAGGAATTTAAAACTTCATCGAGTGAAAAGGAAGCTGACAAACGTTTTGCTTCAGACCTTTCCAAGATAAAGAACTATTACCGTGATGTAACTGGCGAAATAAATGCGCTTCAGGGTAAACAGTTCACGGTTGGATTGACAGGAGCTGAAACCGAACGGTTAAACAAGCTTTTAGAGCTTCTAAAAGAGTACAACCAAAGTAAGCAAGCTTTGGAGGATAAAGCCTTTTTAGAATCGTTTAATCTTACCAAAACATACGGTGATAAGCTTGCAGACATCAATGAAAAATACCAAAGGCTGTACAAAGCACAAGGTGAAGAGATGTCAGAAGAAAAAAAGGAACTTCTAAAACAGGCTAGACAGGATGAAATTGATCAGTTGAACGAAACTGAAGCTAGGAAAAACCGAATCCTGATCCAAGCAGCTAAACAGCAATTAGTCATCACAACTGCTGGTATTCGTGCGCAAATCAAGGTTATTAAAGACCTGTTGGCTCGTGAAGATTTAACACCACAATTCCGCAATGAACTAGAATCAGCATTAACAAATGCTCAATCTACTGCTAAACTTGGTGCTAGAGCTGCAACGCTCGCAAATCTTCAAAAGCAATACAGAAAGCTTGCTGATGAGTTGGTACGTTTAAGAAAGGTTGGAGCGAGTGCAGAAGAAATTAAAGCGGTTAACGATAAGCTTCAGGAAACTCAGGAGGAAATTGACCAAATCAATCAAGATGGTTTGAGCAATATGCTCCAGCTTCTTCAGCGTATAGCGTTTTCAGTTAGTCAACTTGGTGAAAGTCTTTCAAATTTAGGTGATGCGTTTGGAAACAGCCTGATTAGCAATGCTGGTCAATTTCTTTCAGGCTTAGCTATCGGTATTGATAATTTATCAGTTGCTTTTGATAAGAATGCAACCAGCTCCGAAAAATATGCAGCTGCTATAAGTTCAGCTGTGGACCTGATCAGTATGGTAGCAAATGCAGCTGCTGAAAGAAAACAGGCTGAAGAAGAATATTACAGGGCAATAATTGATTTACAACGGGAATACAATTTAAGCCTGAATGATCAAATCCGCTTACAATCCCAATTAGGTGAAAGTATCTATCTGAAGGATTATGTAGGCAGGATGAAGGATGGCATGTTGGCTGCTGAAGATGCTATCAAAAATTATCAGAAAGCAGTAATTGAGCTATCCCAAAAAGGGAAAATCAGCAAAGGTTTAGAAAATGCCGTTGATTGGAAAAATGTTGGTTCGGGAGCGGTAAGCGGTGCTGTTATTGGTGCTACTATAGGTTCAGTTATACCAGTCATTGGTACGTTGATCGGGGGTGCTGTTGGTGCTGTTGTAGGTTTCTTCACTGGTTTATTTGGAGGCAAAAAGAAAAAGCCTAAGTATGAGGATTTATACACCAATCTTCCAAAAGAGGTTGCGGATGTATTGACATCTTCAGAGCCACAAGATTTAAGGGATGTAAAAGCGTTGCTTACGTCTTTAAACAATGATAAGGCAGTCGATGCGAACACCAAGCAAATGATCGAGGGTGTTCTTGAATGGATTGAAAAGATAGAAGAAGCTAGGGCGCAAATAAAAGAGGTAGTTCAGGAGCTTACTGGATCACTCGGCTCTGATATGCGGAATAACCTTGTCGAATATTTTAAGCAAGGTGAATCGGCTGCTTTAGCAATGGGTAAAACCGTTAATAAGGTTTTGGAGGACATGATGTCACAGCTCTTATTCTCCAAAGCATTTGATGAAATCTTTAAACAATTTGAAGATCAATTGACAGATACTTTGCTTTTTGGTGAGGAAGGTGATGTAATTGATGTTTTTGCTCAATTCCTGAAGGATGCTGGTTCAGCTGGTGAGAATTATTACAAATGGATGGAAGCAGCTAAGGAAGCAGCTAAACAGCAAGGTTTGGACATCTTCAATACAACCAGTTCATCTAACTCTTTAGCGACTTCAGGTATTGAACGAATCTCAGAGCAAACAGGTACGGAACTCATGGGGATCAATCGTGCTGACTACGATCTGAACAAACAAAAGTATCAATTGATCCAAAAATCTTTAGACTTCATTCAAAGCACTTACAGAACACTTGTACAGAGTTTGAAAGTTCAGGAGGAAATCAGGGATAACACAGCTAATACCGTGACTGAGTTAAAGAATGCAGTTACAGAGCTGAAGGCTATCAATTCAAATACGAAAGGGGGCAAATATGGCGGTTAG
- a CDS encoding phage virion morphogenesis protein, protein MDKFDKQLEALFKKINTKIELAPQLVAETALQHFQNALLKKEWDGKPYQPYKDKKREPSRGSLMYRTGNLFRTLRINYVYHDRAGLSAGSSRVPYAKAHNEGETIQHKGAVKHITFKKHTRGKFKGKTLFSKNNKRASFSQKASVGAYSVTLPKRQFMGKSQSLITDIKTRFKTNFKTI, encoded by the coding sequence ATGGATAAGTTTGATAAACAGCTTGAAGCATTATTTAAAAAGATTAACACAAAGATAGAATTAGCACCTCAGCTGGTTGCTGAAACCGCTTTGCAACATTTTCAAAATGCCTTGCTAAAGAAAGAATGGGACGGAAAGCCTTACCAGCCATATAAGGACAAAAAAAGAGAGCCGTCAAGAGGATCACTGATGTACCGTACTGGAAATTTATTTAGGACACTTAGGATCAATTACGTTTATCATGATAGGGCTGGTCTATCTGCTGGCTCATCAAGAGTGCCATACGCTAAAGCTCACAACGAAGGTGAAACCATCCAGCACAAAGGAGCAGTAAAACACATTACATTCAAGAAGCACACAAGAGGGAAATTTAAAGGAAAAACCCTGTTCTCCAAAAACAATAAACGTGCATCCTTCAGCCAAAAAGCTTCAGTCGGTGCATATTCCGTTACACTTCCTAAACGTCAATTTATGGGCAAAAGTCAAAGCCTAATAACGGATATTAAAACAAGATTTAAAACTAATTTTAAAACCATTTAA